A DNA window from Armatimonadota bacterium contains the following coding sequences:
- a CDS encoding transcription termination/antitermination NusG family protein: protein MATLVKALELPAGTVESEVQAGPVSGPGPRWFVVQVKPRREAQVLRRLALGAVSTFLPFIEVARRRGPARRRGLEPLFPGYLFVRMFPVGEAPAAWSRLRWTPGIVRILGIGETPVPVPEEFIEAIQERTKELGFVRLPSPLMSGMRVRLRSGPFQDLEAVFDRPLSRAGRVRVLLKLLGQPRPVEVDEDCLEPA from the coding sequence ATGGCGACACTGGTCAAAGCACTGGAGTTACCTGCAGGTACCGTCGAGTCGGAGGTGCAGGCCGGCCCGGTTTCCGGTCCTGGGCCGCGATGGTTTGTCGTCCAGGTCAAACCGCGCCGGGAGGCGCAGGTCCTGCGGCGTCTGGCGTTGGGCGCCGTGTCAACCTTCCTGCCATTTATCGAAGTGGCGCGGCGGAGGGGACCGGCCCGGCGGCGAGGTTTGGAGCCGCTCTTTCCAGGCTATCTCTTCGTCAGGATGTTCCCCGTGGGCGAGGCACCCGCGGCCTGGAGCCGCCTGCGGTGGACGCCCGGCATCGTTCGGATTTTGGGGATCGGAGAGACGCCTGTGCCGGTCCCCGAAGAGTTCATCGAGGCGATACAGGAGCGGACGAAGGAGCTGGGGTTCGTCCGCCTGCCGTCGCCGTTGATGAGCGGCATGCGGGTCCGCCTGCGGTCGGGGCCGTTTCAGGATCTGGAAGCGGTCTTTGACCGGCCGCTGTCGCGGGCCGGACGCGTGCGGGTGTTGTTGAAGTTGTTGGGGCAACCCAGGCCGGTCGAGGTCGACGAGGACTGTCTCGAACCGGCCTGA
- a CDS encoding SLBB domain-containing protein: MRVKSAAILTVVAVLITLAAGGPVSAQPAVQPNYILGPGDTIDIMVYGEPDLTRTVTIKPDGAISLPLLGEVKAAGKTTTQLANELARLYSKYLKSPSVSVTVREFRVDRIYILGQVSRPGEYPLRPGVGIMELLASAGGPTNRADLAKIVVIRGRTEAQQLNLLEALASNRNPDVKLQPGDVLFIPETDKRIVVLGQVNRPGAYDLLEGQRVSDLLAAAGGITPRAAPQASFIVRGQQQIPVDLQKVLAGDMAANVVLQPGDMMVVPESQNRIAVMGAVNNPGTFALTENMKLIDALALAGGPTQAGRLTNVIVVRVEGGQVKRLEVNLERAMTGQDASQNIPLQSGDIVFVPDRFTVGTAGQWLNLFNLIRLVFRGW, translated from the coding sequence ATGAGGGTGAAATCGGCAGCAATCCTGACGGTGGTGGCCGTCCTGATCACCCTGGCGGCGGGGGGACCGGTGTCCGCGCAGCCTGCGGTGCAGCCCAACTATATCCTGGGCCCGGGTGACACCATCGACATCATGGTCTACGGCGAGCCCGACCTGACCCGTACCGTGACCATCAAGCCCGACGGGGCGATCTCGCTGCCGCTGCTGGGAGAGGTCAAGGCGGCCGGAAAGACGACCACGCAGCTGGCGAACGAGCTCGCCAGGCTGTACAGCAAGTACCTGAAGAGCCCATCCGTCAGTGTCACGGTCCGGGAGTTCCGCGTGGACCGGATCTACATTCTCGGGCAGGTCAGCCGGCCCGGAGAGTACCCGCTGCGGCCGGGCGTCGGCATCATGGAACTCCTGGCCAGCGCCGGCGGGCCGACCAACCGGGCGGATCTGGCTAAGATCGTGGTCATCCGGGGCCGCACGGAAGCCCAGCAGTTGAACCTCCTGGAGGCCCTGGCCTCGAACCGCAACCCCGACGTGAAGTTGCAGCCCGGCGACGTCCTGTTCATCCCGGAGACCGACAAACGCATCGTCGTGCTCGGCCAGGTGAACCGGCCCGGTGCCTACGACCTGCTGGAGGGGCAGCGGGTCTCGGACCTGCTGGCCGCTGCGGGCGGGATAACCCCCCGGGCCGCCCCCCAGGCCAGCTTCATCGTCCGCGGGCAGCAGCAGATTCCGGTGGACCTGCAGAAGGTGCTGGCCGGCGACATGGCGGCAAACGTGGTGCTGCAGCCCGGAGACATGATGGTGGTGCCGGAGTCGCAGAACCGCATCGCCGTGATGGGCGCGGTGAACAACCCCGGGACCTTCGCCCTCACGGAGAACATGAAGCTGATCGACGCCCTGGCCCTGGCCGGAGGGCCGACGCAGGCCGGGCGGCTTACCAACGTCATCGTCGTGCGGGTGGAAGGCGGTCAGGTGAAGCGGCTGGAGGTGAACCTGGAGCGGGCCATGACCGGCCAGGACGCCAGTCAGAACATCCCGCTGCAGAGCGGGGACATCGTCTTCGTCCCCGACCGGTTCACCGTCGGCACGGCCGGCCAGTGGTTGAACCTCTTCAACCTGATCAGGCTGGTGTTCAGAGGATGGTAG
- a CDS encoding GNVR domain-containing protein: MELRHYYDILRKRLWVILLLVAVAVSGVTLQLAARPAEYEAGVAMMVTPRILSPSAAFEDPGFSAFQSGYRQTVLANVAMIIKSHTVLQRVQKRLGNISLGQLNRSVTVEGVRGTDFLIISAKDGDPVRAAEIANATATEFTNYFAEVNAAGAKVERTFIEGQLAQARQRLIAAEQAVQAFKEQTGIIAPSEHVAWTVRRLLDTQAAYEAARLDEQVARARLGFLRSRAASQSEMRRQSYSIGANPVFARLRDTLTGLEVELAQLRQVYTDEHPRVKTLLGRIRETQAQMARVAQTSINSETVTVNPIRESLVNQMIDSEVAAASAAARAAGTAGIVKTMEARINGLPKQEAALARLERDVRLAESLFLRLSTLHQEALISENKAASTGQAAVLIVDPATVPVRPVSKQLPLRAGMAGMLGLVMGAGLALLMESLDTRVHTSRDAEATYGLPVLASIPVMNAKTFKRLTTAPAATSTLLLSLISMFLIGGLIVGIYTLNARATPEAGAGQPVIQTIQQSR, encoded by the coding sequence GTGGAACTCCGGCACTACTACGACATCCTGAGGAAGCGGCTCTGGGTCATCCTGCTGCTGGTCGCCGTCGCCGTCAGCGGCGTGACCCTGCAGCTCGCGGCCCGGCCCGCCGAATACGAGGCCGGGGTGGCGATGATGGTCACCCCGCGTATTCTCAGCCCCTCGGCGGCTTTTGAGGACCCCGGCTTCTCCGCCTTCCAGTCCGGGTACCGCCAGACGGTCCTGGCCAACGTCGCCATGATTATCAAGAGCCATACGGTCCTCCAGCGGGTGCAGAAGCGGCTGGGGAACATCTCCCTCGGCCAGCTCAACCGCAGCGTGACCGTGGAGGGCGTGCGCGGAACGGACTTCCTGATCATCTCGGCCAAAGACGGCGACCCCGTCCGCGCCGCCGAGATCGCCAACGCCACCGCGACGGAGTTCACCAACTACTTCGCCGAGGTCAACGCCGCCGGTGCCAAGGTGGAGCGGACCTTCATCGAGGGGCAGCTGGCGCAGGCCCGGCAGCGCCTGATCGCGGCGGAGCAGGCGGTGCAGGCCTTCAAGGAGCAGACCGGGATCATCGCGCCGAGCGAACACGTGGCCTGGACGGTGCGGCGGCTGCTGGACACCCAGGCCGCCTATGAGGCCGCGCGCCTGGACGAGCAGGTGGCCCGGGCGCGCCTGGGCTTCCTGCGGTCCCGCGCCGCCTCGCAGAGCGAAATGCGCCGCCAGTCCTACTCCATCGGCGCCAACCCGGTGTTCGCGCGCCTGCGCGACACCCTGACCGGCCTGGAGGTGGAGCTGGCGCAACTGCGTCAGGTGTACACCGACGAGCATCCCCGGGTGAAGACGCTGCTGGGCCGGATCAGGGAAACTCAGGCCCAGATGGCCCGGGTGGCCCAGACCTCGATCAACAGCGAGACCGTCACGGTCAACCCCATCCGGGAGAGCCTGGTCAACCAGATGATCGACAGCGAGGTGGCCGCGGCGTCGGCGGCGGCCCGGGCGGCGGGCACGGCGGGCATCGTCAAGACCATGGAAGCTCGCATCAACGGTCTGCCCAAGCAGGAGGCGGCGCTGGCCCGCCTGGAGCGGGATGTGCGGCTCGCCGAGTCGCTGTTCCTCAGGCTCTCCACGCTGCACCAGGAGGCCCTGATCAGCGAGAACAAGGCGGCATCCACGGGCCAGGCCGCGGTGCTGATCGTCGATCCGGCCACCGTTCCGGTGCGGCCGGTGTCCAAGCAGCTGCCGCTGCGGGCCGGGATGGCCGGCATGCTGGGGCTGGTGATGGGCGCCGGTCTGGCGCTGCTCATGGAGAGCCTGGACACCCGCGTGCACACCTCGCGCGATGCCGAGGCGACCTACGGGCTGCCCGTGCTGGCCTCCATCCCCGTGATGAACGCCAAGACCTTCAAGCGCCTGACCACGGCGCCGGCGGCCACCTCGACGCTGCTGCTCTCGCTGATCAGCATGTTCCTCATCGGCGGGTTGATCGTCGGGATCTACACGCTGAACGCGAGGGCCACCCCCGAGGCGGGAGCCGGACAGCCGGTGATCCAGACCATCCAGCAGAGCCGGTAG
- a CDS encoding CpsD/CapB family tyrosine-protein kinase: protein MVQTKKPRGDLITAYGEVSPFAEAYRTLRISLLQGNGKAPWSVGITGIHPAHGATTTVANLGLITAETGTRVVLMDADLYKPSLHRVLDVPGAPGLSAVLEGGARLNETLYAVSGAPQVRVLPAGPRVRNPAALLRPHRLTELLHELREWCDFLVVDLPSVGAVAYASLLASFLDGVVLVIRADTPRMDVEQTVKRRLQNANVLGMVLNRVPVSSGDSAGYRYYSRDLS from the coding sequence ATGGTCCAAACGAAGAAGCCGCGCGGTGACCTGATCACCGCCTACGGCGAGGTGTCTCCCTTCGCGGAGGCCTACCGGACGCTGCGGATCAGCCTGCTCCAGGGGAACGGCAAGGCGCCCTGGTCGGTGGGCATCACCGGCATCCATCCGGCCCACGGCGCCACGACGACAGTGGCCAACCTGGGCCTCATCACGGCCGAGACGGGCACCCGCGTCGTCCTCATGGATGCCGACCTCTACAAGCCGTCCCTGCACCGCGTTCTCGACGTGCCCGGGGCGCCGGGGCTGTCGGCCGTGCTGGAGGGGGGAGCCAGGCTGAACGAGACGCTGTACGCGGTGTCGGGTGCCCCGCAGGTGCGCGTGCTGCCGGCGGGCCCCCGGGTGCGCAACCCCGCCGCGCTGCTGCGGCCCCACCGCCTCACCGAACTCCTGCACGAACTGCGGGAGTGGTGCGACTTCCTCGTCGTGGACCTGCCGTCGGTGGGGGCCGTGGCCTACGCGTCGCTGCTGGCGTCCTTTCTGGACGGCGTCGTGCTGGTCATCCGGGCCGACACACCGAGGATGGACGTGGAGCAGACGGTCAAGCGCCGGCTGCAGAACGCCAACGTCCTGGGCATGGTGTTGAACCGCGTCCCCGTATCGTCGGGAGACAGCGCGGGGTACCGTTACTACAGCAGGGATCTGTCCTAG
- a CDS encoding sugar transferase: MTAEAMHRAGAGIDTAFDGPATLACRRSRAKRVVDIVGSLLLLLVLAPVWAAIAVLLRLVDRGPVLFRWDLVGMDGRRIRSYKFRTMVPEAEALERQLRASGANEMRSVYFKMRDDPRVTPIGRVLRKYSLDEIPSLWSVLVGDLSLVGPRPVRVTELQYLQPWHRQRFAVKPGLTSPWVLNGKNDVRDFDAIAASDLAYIRHWSLAGDLRLLLQTVRYMVSGRNY, encoded by the coding sequence GTGACCGCTGAAGCGATGCACCGAGCGGGGGCCGGGATCGACACCGCCTTCGATGGGCCGGCGACCCTGGCCTGCCGGCGGTCGCGGGCCAAGCGCGTGGTGGACATCGTCGGCTCGCTGCTGCTGCTCCTGGTCCTCGCCCCGGTGTGGGCGGCGATCGCGGTCCTCCTCAGGCTGGTGGACCGGGGGCCCGTGCTGTTCCGCTGGGACCTCGTCGGCATGGACGGCCGCCGGATCCGCAGCTACAAATTCCGGACGATGGTTCCGGAGGCGGAGGCGCTGGAGCGACAGCTCCGGGCCAGCGGGGCCAACGAGATGCGGTCCGTCTACTTCAAGATGAGGGACGACCCCCGGGTGACGCCCATCGGGCGCGTTCTGCGAAAGTACAGCCTGGACGAGATCCCGTCGCTGTGGAGCGTGCTGGTCGGCGACCTGAGCCTGGTCGGCCCGCGCCCGGTGCGGGTGACCGAGCTCCAGTACCTGCAGCCGTGGCACCGGCAGCGGTTCGCCGTCAAGCCCGGACTGACCTCGCCCTGGGTCCTCAACGGGAAGAACGACGTCCGGGACTTCGACGCCATCGCGGCCTCCGACCTGGCCTACATCCGCCACTGGTCGCTGGCCGGGGATCTGCGCCTCCTACTGCAGACGGTGCGGTACATGGTGTCGGGACGGAACTACTGA
- a CDS encoding GHMP kinase — translation MLIARAPVRISFAGGGTDLPSYYLRYGGAVVSAAIDKYFYVFMTVDKSDTIQIMSSDYQTFFRQPAVDTMIWDGDLALPRAILNHFNIHEGLSVFLASQVPPGTGLGSSSTVAVAIIKAVTSLLGLGLSKHEIAELACFIEIEKLGMPIGKQDQFAAAYGGVNAFTFTADGVGVEPLRLRPETIEQLERNLLLFYTGAARESARVLDQQNRRTMASDAEVLNSLHALKEMALEARRLLQAGRLDAFGELLHAGWEQKKRLASGISTPRIDEWYETARRHGAIGGKITGAGGGGFLMVYCPSGTAAAVTAALETDGLRRMDFSIDFDGAKILVNNSLPLAVTRRA, via the coding sequence ATGCTGATTGCCAGGGCTCCGGTGCGGATCAGCTTTGCCGGGGGAGGGACCGATCTCCCCTCCTACTACCTGCGCTACGGCGGGGCGGTGGTCAGCGCGGCCATCGACAAGTACTTCTACGTCTTCATGACGGTGGACAAGAGCGACACGATCCAGATCATGTCCTCCGACTACCAGACCTTTTTCCGCCAGCCGGCCGTGGACACGATGATCTGGGACGGCGACCTGGCCCTGCCCCGGGCCATCCTCAACCACTTCAACATCCACGAGGGGCTGTCGGTCTTCCTGGCCTCGCAGGTCCCTCCCGGCACCGGGCTGGGATCCTCGAGCACCGTGGCCGTGGCCATCATCAAGGCCGTGACCAGCCTGCTCGGCCTGGGACTGAGCAAGCACGAGATCGCGGAACTGGCCTGTTTCATCGAGATCGAGAAGCTGGGGATGCCCATCGGAAAGCAGGACCAGTTCGCGGCGGCCTACGGCGGGGTGAACGCCTTCACCTTTACCGCCGACGGCGTCGGCGTGGAGCCGCTGCGGCTGCGGCCGGAGACGATCGAGCAGCTGGAGCGGAACCTGCTGCTCTTCTACACCGGGGCCGCGCGGGAGAGCGCACGCGTCCTGGACCAGCAGAACCGCAGGACCATGGCCAGCGACGCCGAGGTCCTCAACTCGCTCCATGCGCTCAAGGAGATGGCGTTGGAGGCGCGGCGCCTGCTGCAGGCCGGCCGGCTGGACGCCTTCGGGGAGCTGCTGCACGCCGGGTGGGAGCAGAAGAAACGGCTGGCCAGCGGCATCAGCACCCCGCGCATCGACGAGTGGTACGAGACGGCCCGACGGCACGGGGCGATCGGCGGGAAGATCACCGGTGCCGGCGGGGGCGGATTTCTCATGGTCTACTGCCCGTCCGGCACCGCGGCGGCGGTGACGGCGGCTCTGGAGACCGACGGGCTCAGGCGCATGGATTTCTCCATCGACTTCGACGGGGCCAAAATCCTGGTCAACAACTCCCTGCCGCTGGCGGTGACCCGCCGTGCCTGA
- a CDS encoding sugar transferase — protein sequence MPEGATNHRRQQRLLLTAGLLVADVSAIALALTAAHRLANARSIWYAPEQFPPALWLVIPIAIAIFGLGRLYVLDELLEGSVEYGRVVYGCTLAALSLVLLGFWGKFLQDVAPSRTLIVLVWGVSVFAVGGGRFLIRRAVRFLRRRGYLISRAVIVGLGTSGLAFARHFQQARHSGVRVVGFVDDFLPPGTPVLGDLVVLGPPSDLDRILEETGAHEVIIVPTATAWESFQELMRRAATMNGCRVRLAPGSRDLLATTLRAHQLAQIPMLTVERVRITGLDRVLKSTLDYAIALALLAPAALGVLLSAAALRAWGLRPFRRMRIIGREGRPVSVYILNTGDARRGVPRLIRRLRVDRLPLLAAVLLGRMSLVGPRPIPLERRAAYAAWLPSLLTVRPGVTGLWAVRPTASLDDEMEQSLFYIRHYTIWLDIEVLLRAVLRLISGNGRQEEWEGTALRERVPVHR from the coding sequence GTGCCTGAGGGCGCCACGAACCACCGGCGGCAGCAGCGCCTGCTGCTCACGGCAGGCCTGCTGGTCGCCGACGTGTCGGCGATCGCGCTGGCCCTGACGGCCGCCCACCGGCTGGCCAACGCGCGCTCCATCTGGTATGCGCCGGAGCAGTTCCCTCCCGCCCTGTGGTTGGTCATCCCCATCGCCATCGCCATCTTCGGCCTGGGCCGCCTCTACGTGCTGGACGAACTCCTGGAGGGCTCGGTGGAGTACGGCCGCGTGGTTTACGGCTGCACCCTGGCGGCGCTGAGCCTGGTCCTCCTGGGGTTTTGGGGGAAGTTCCTGCAGGACGTCGCCCCCTCGCGAACCCTCATCGTGCTGGTGTGGGGGGTTTCGGTCTTCGCCGTAGGGGGAGGACGCTTCCTGATCCGTCGGGCGGTACGCTTCCTGCGCCGCCGCGGCTACCTCATCTCCCGGGCCGTGATCGTGGGGCTGGGCACCTCCGGGCTGGCCTTTGCCCGGCACTTCCAGCAGGCCCGGCACAGCGGGGTGCGGGTGGTCGGTTTCGTGGACGACTTCCTCCCGCCCGGCACGCCCGTGCTCGGCGATCTGGTGGTGCTGGGGCCCCCCAGCGACCTGGACCGCATCCTGGAGGAGACCGGGGCGCACGAGGTGATCATCGTCCCGACGGCCACCGCCTGGGAGAGCTTCCAGGAGCTGATGCGCCGCGCGGCGACGATGAACGGCTGCAGGGTTCGCCTGGCCCCCGGGTCCCGCGACCTGCTGGCCACCACCCTGCGGGCCCACCAGCTGGCGCAGATCCCGATGCTGACCGTGGAGCGGGTCCGGATCACCGGGCTGGACCGGGTCCTGAAGTCCACCCTGGACTACGCGATCGCCCTGGCGCTGCTGGCGCCGGCCGCGCTGGGCGTGCTGCTCTCGGCGGCCGCGCTGCGCGCCTGGGGCCTCCGCCCCTTCCGGCGGATGCGGATCATCGGACGCGAGGGCCGGCCCGTCAGCGTGTACATCCTGAACACGGGAGACGCCCGCCGCGGCGTGCCGCGCCTCATCCGGCGGCTGCGGGTGGACCGCCTCCCGCTGCTGGCCGCCGTGCTTCTCGGCCGGATGAGCCTGGTCGGCCCGCGGCCGATCCCCCTGGAGCGGCGCGCGGCCTACGCGGCCTGGCTGCCCAGCCTGCTCACCGTGCGGCCCGGGGTGACGGGGCTGTGGGCGGTGCGCCCCACGGCCTCGCTCGACGACGAGATGGAGCAGAGCCTGTTCTACATCCGCCACTACACCATCTGGCTGGACATCGAGGTGCTGCTGCGGGCGGTCCTGCGCCTGATCTCCGGCAACGGCCGGCAGGAGGAATGGGAGGGAACGGCACTCCGTGAACGCGTCCCAGTACATCGCTAG
- a CDS encoding SIS domain-containing protein — MNASQYIASLQSQLAALAQADLLRVEALLLRARAEGRTIFILGNGGSAATASHMANDLNKGATVGDRPRFRALALTDNVPLITAWANDTHYGNVFVEQLANFFQPGDVVVAISGSGNSPNVLAAVEWAARRGAVTIGFTGGDGGQLRRLVACPVVVPSHKMEQIEDMHLILSHALCVSLRARIAAEAEPALAGQEA; from the coding sequence GTGAACGCGTCCCAGTACATCGCTAGTCTCCAGTCGCAACTGGCCGCCCTGGCCCAGGCGGACCTCCTTCGTGTGGAGGCGCTGCTCCTGCGGGCGCGGGCAGAGGGCCGGACGATCTTCATCCTGGGGAACGGCGGCAGCGCGGCCACCGCTTCGCACATGGCCAACGACCTGAACAAGGGGGCGACGGTGGGCGACCGGCCCCGCTTCCGGGCCCTGGCCCTCACCGACAACGTGCCGCTGATCACGGCCTGGGCCAACGACACCCACTACGGCAACGTCTTCGTGGAGCAGCTGGCCAACTTCTTCCAACCCGGCGACGTGGTGGTGGCCATCAGCGGCAGCGGCAACTCGCCCAACGTGCTCGCCGCCGTGGAGTGGGCGGCCCGCCGCGGCGCCGTGACCATCGGGTTCACGGGCGGCGACGGCGGGCAGTTGCGCCGGCTGGTGGCCTGCCCCGTCGTCGTCCCGTCGCACAAGATGGAACAAATCGAAGATATGCACCTGATTCTGTCCCACGCCCTGTGCGTGAGTCTCCGGGCCCGGATCGCCGCCGAGGCCGAACCGGCGCTGGCCGGGCAGGAGGCCTAG
- a CDS encoding nucleotide sugar dehydrogenase — protein MRHKICVLGLGYMGLPMAALLATHGHFVVGVDINRRKVELLTRGELTFDEPGLEDLVRRATAGGTLRFSPTIEPAEAFIIAVPTPLVEGAKRSELRYVVLAAGSVASVLKRGDLVVLESTVPPQTTRKVVIPILETSGLEAGADFLVAHCPERAIPGRTLHELVHNDRVIGAIDDRSAEETVRLYGSFVRGAMHVTDTTTAEMVKLMENTSRDINIAMANEFAKIAEEVGVNVWEAIDLANHHVRVNILKPGPGVGGHCIAVDPWFLTENSIQGQIIKTAREINDSMPGHVVAHAERLLKGIPDPVVAVLGYAYKANVGDTRETPAARVVRLARDRGWLVRVHDPLVRDACEVTLVDRVEECIEGSDCVLLLTDHDAYRALQPARLRPLVRTPNLIDTRNLLDHPAWEEAGFTVVLLGGGRRLPLRRAPVQVP, from the coding sequence ATGAGGCACAAGATCTGTGTGCTGGGGCTGGGGTACATGGGGTTGCCCATGGCGGCGCTGCTGGCCACCCACGGGCACTTTGTCGTCGGCGTGGACATCAACCGCCGGAAGGTCGAGTTACTCACTCGGGGAGAGCTCACCTTCGACGAGCCGGGGCTGGAGGACCTGGTCCGCCGAGCCACCGCTGGCGGCACGCTGCGCTTCTCCCCGACCATCGAGCCCGCCGAGGCGTTCATCATCGCCGTGCCCACCCCGCTGGTCGAAGGCGCGAAGCGCTCGGAGCTGCGCTACGTGGTGCTGGCCGCCGGCTCCGTCGCTTCCGTGCTCAAGCGCGGGGATCTGGTCGTGCTGGAGTCCACGGTCCCGCCGCAGACGACGAGGAAGGTCGTCATTCCGATCCTCGAGACCTCCGGACTGGAGGCCGGGGCGGACTTCCTGGTGGCCCACTGCCCGGAGCGGGCCATCCCGGGACGGACGCTGCACGAGCTCGTCCACAACGACCGGGTCATCGGCGCGATCGACGACCGCTCGGCCGAGGAGACCGTCCGGCTCTACGGGTCCTTTGTCCGGGGCGCGATGCATGTCACCGACACCACCACGGCCGAGATGGTCAAGCTCATGGAGAACACCTCGCGCGACATCAATATCGCCATGGCCAACGAGTTCGCCAAGATCGCCGAAGAGGTCGGGGTGAACGTCTGGGAGGCCATCGACCTGGCCAACCACCACGTCCGGGTGAATATCCTCAAGCCCGGTCCGGGCGTGGGGGGGCACTGCATCGCCGTCGATCCGTGGTTCCTCACCGAGAACAGCATCCAGGGGCAGATCATCAAGACGGCCCGTGAGATCAACGACTCGATGCCCGGCCACGTCGTGGCCCACGCCGAGCGGTTGCTGAAGGGCATCCCCGATCCCGTGGTGGCCGTCCTGGGCTACGCCTACAAGGCGAACGTGGGGGACACGCGGGAGACGCCGGCGGCGCGGGTGGTCCGCCTGGCGCGGGACCGGGGCTGGCTCGTCCGGGTCCACGACCCGCTGGTCCGGGACGCTTGTGAGGTGACGCTGGTCGACCGCGTCGAGGAGTGTATCGAGGGCAGCGACTGCGTGCTGCTGCTCACCGACCACGACGCCTACCGGGCGCTGCAACCGGCGCGGCTGCGGCCGCTGGTCCGCACGCCCAACCTGATCGACACGCGGAACCTGCTGGACCACCCGGCCTGGGAAGAGGCCGGATTCACCGTCGTGTTGTTGGGAGGGGGCCGGCGCCTTCCGCTGCGCCGGGCCCCGGTGCAGGTGCCATGA
- a CDS encoding HAD-IIIA family hydrolase — MRSRLALDTAARPTQAVILAGGRGTRLRPISDLSPKPMVEIHGKPFIEYIIEMLREQGFERVLFLLGYLPEVVQDYFGDGRRWGLRIDYSVTAFEDNTGRRVQLAAPLLDPVFLLLYCDNYWPMQFDRMWRRFTAAGAPAMITVYSNLDGYTRSSVRVDADGYVAVYDKTCTAPNLQGVEISYAILHKSVLDLLPDGNVLLEEELYPRLAERRELLAYVTDHRYYSAGALHRLPITEAFFANRPAVLLDRDGVLNRKQPPAHYVRSWAEFEWLPGAKEALRLLKEANYRIIVVTNQAGIARGMMTEEDLLDIHRRMAAEARAAGGRIDAVYYCPHNWDEGCRCRKPRPGMLFEAQHTFNLNLRRTPFIGDDERDAQAAEEAGCPWIPVTPDRPLLSIVRDLIRTPVAV; from the coding sequence ATGAGGAGCCGCCTGGCCCTGGACACGGCGGCGCGTCCCACGCAGGCGGTGATCCTGGCCGGAGGGCGGGGCACGCGTCTGCGGCCCATCTCCGATCTCAGCCCCAAGCCCATGGTCGAGATCCACGGCAAGCCCTTCATCGAGTACATCATCGAGATGCTGCGGGAGCAGGGGTTCGAGCGGGTGCTGTTCCTGCTGGGCTACCTGCCGGAGGTGGTCCAGGACTACTTCGGAGACGGCCGCCGCTGGGGGCTGCGCATCGACTACTCGGTGACCGCCTTCGAAGACAACACCGGCCGGCGGGTGCAGCTGGCCGCCCCGCTCCTGGACCCGGTGTTCCTGCTCCTGTACTGCGACAACTACTGGCCGATGCAGTTCGACCGGATGTGGCGCCGCTTCACGGCCGCCGGCGCCCCGGCCATGATCACCGTCTACAGTAACCTGGACGGCTACACCCGCAGCAGCGTCCGGGTGGACGCCGACGGCTACGTCGCCGTGTACGACAAGACCTGCACGGCGCCGAACCTCCAGGGGGTGGAGATCAGTTACGCCATCCTGCACAAATCCGTCCTCGACCTCCTCCCCGACGGCAACGTCCTGCTGGAGGAGGAACTGTACCCGCGGCTGGCCGAGCGCCGGGAGTTGCTGGCCTACGTCACCGACCACCGGTACTACAGCGCCGGGGCGCTGCACCGCCTGCCCATCACGGAGGCGTTCTTTGCCAACCGCCCGGCCGTGCTGCTGGACCGGGACGGCGTGCTGAACCGCAAGCAGCCGCCCGCGCACTACGTGCGGTCCTGGGCCGAGTTCGAGTGGCTCCCCGGCGCCAAAGAAGCCCTGCGCCTGCTGAAGGAGGCCAACTACCGGATCATCGTCGTCACCAACCAGGCCGGAATCGCCCGGGGAATGATGACGGAGGAGGACCTGCTGGACATCCACCGGCGGATGGCGGCCGAGGCCCGGGCGGCCGGGGGGAGGATCGACGCGGTGTACTACTGTCCCCACAACTGGGACGAGGGCTGTCGCTGCCGCAAACCCAGGCCGGGCATGCTCTTCGAGGCCCAGCACACCTTCAATCTCAACCTGCGCCGCACACCCTTCATCGGCGACGACGAACGGGACGCCCAGGCGGCGGAGGAGGCCGGCTGTCCCTGGATTCCGGTGACCCCGGATCGCCCGCTGCTGAGCATCGTCCGGGACCTGATCAGGACTCCGGTGGCGGTGTGA